A genomic stretch from Aedes albopictus strain Foshan chromosome 2, AalbF5, whole genome shotgun sequence includes:
- the LOC109423604 gene encoding uncharacterized protein LOC109423604, giving the protein MDPASLSEEEISYELALRHVNNLGALPRRARAVRLRALMQEDEIKGILYDNSSHVMDVGDNISQCQSRVRELIPEVEAALKRGDLPAVRLLRSRLVHYRDRLSIVDPPVAFLDTHAAVALLVQFSLEDVDDALGRTKKSARPVNSDSANRSSTGAVPKGTTQSSTVTEGDFLGFDENGNPVNHSGTSNQASIIHAERQQRHAASPMTDPIAARPQRDSSTLHDNERGAASLEAMRTTRGRGWSAVGQRVVPNNRFEAQKNSSWREPTMGSSIPPPPYEPIRTEAGEADARGDYNQLRADLLRQLNYRPQEHVPRPLLEERRTGRVTEDVLLRNVKHLLLDDALNWYSSVYVSGELVSWDDFKRLIRQEFLPASYAYILRAEAYHRLQGEEEPFSKFYQDISTLFQYVDPPVTDQEKLFIIKKNMNSTYAPIAASHHSIRLLVKACKELDELRKLQHHQRRISLPYGALIEPALATPNSSLRSSKPQQPLQRFGKVHALETESFHSYGESSSQTAYGAEAEQVSQDEEKMDQRMEVLLQQVNALKLRFDRREAVGRQSPNQQFPQMPANNPNNHRQVPEANNARDPPAAMICWNCDEGGHRFMDCAKPQAINSLIINPDNDNRPHAVVDILGKQVTGLLDSGANCSILGGDNVKMAQELGLQQIALVGGIKTADGTEHRIQSYTRLPIAYNNKNEVVSMLLLPTLPTCVIFGVNFWNAFSIKPMCCTINLDAEKEVAPQQESMKPLSEEEKQILDEAISHFPKAEPGRLGRTDRYVHRIDVGEAKPRKQRYYPMSKYVLDEVNKEINRMLELDVIEEALFSPWNNPLVAVKKKTGQYRVCLDARHLNSVMVNEGYPIPQISAIMNNLSGCTYISAIDLKDAFWQMPLEEKSRPVTAFTVPQRGHFQFKVVPFGLCTASQALARLMTHIFADLEPHVFHYLDDIIICSRTFDEHIKLMKEVAKRLRDAGLTISAEKSKFCLEEMKYLGYVLNQSGWNVDQEKIECIVRFPAPQCRKEVQRFLGMCNWYRRFIANFSRIAVPLTELTKTKTKFRWTKDAEDAFLKLKSALVAAPVLAMPDHTKPFAIACDASDVAIGAVLTQETDGKEHPIAYFSQKLSSSERKYSVTERECLAVIRAIEKFRGYVEGTKFTVHCDHSALSYLRSMKNPTALMSRWILRLNAFDFDVKYRKGEINTVPDALSRIVSTLVFAADASIDQWYQKLTERVQQDGDKFPDFRLVNQELYKNCSCRNEEGALTHRWRKVVPLNQRAEVIVKFHDSTSGAHLGFQKTWQKLQNHFYWPKMMEDVARYVRGCETCKASKAPNRTMMPNMGGPKPARVPWELVSVDFVGPFTRSRAGNTVMLVVVDWVTKYVVVHPMRSADSVKMVEFLEQHVFLRYSRPRIILSDNGKQFLSAAFKALIAKHNIIHMKTAFYCPMVNNAERVNRVLITCIRALLDEDHRGWDENLQAIVAAINGAKHEATGVSPHYANFGRELILHTDLYTQQELNTPDDPKVAQDVRLSAIRRIHQFIIQRIKNNHEKTKQRYNMRTRDIVFKVGDLVWRRTFTQSSKVDHINRKLDSKFAPATVVKILGSNLYVLEDVKDGKRGQYHAKDIKAD; this is encoded by the exons ATGGATCCAGCAAGCCTGTCAGAAGAAGAGATCAGTTACGAACTGGCCTTGCGCCACGTAAACAATCTCGGAGCACTTCCTCGCAGGGCTAGAGCCGTTCGGTTGCGTGCTCTTATGCAGGAAGATGAGATAAAAGGAATACTTTACGACAATTCCTCCCACGTTATGGATGTGGGGGACAATATCAGTCAATGTCAATCTCGCGTGCGCGAATTAATACCCGAAGTGGAAGCAGCATTGAAGCGCGGTGATCTCCCAGCAGTTCGTTTACTACGGTCGCGGTTAGTGCACTATCGGGACAGACTATCCATCGTGGATCCACCGGTAGCTTTCCTCGACACACACGCAGCCGTGGCGCTTTTAGTGCAGTTTTCCCTGGAAGATGTGGACGATGCGCTAGGAAGAACGAAGAAAAGTGCCAGACCAGTGAACAGTGACAGTGCCAACAGAAGCAGTACCGGTGCAGTTCCAAAAGGGACCACACAATCTTCGACCGTGACTGAAGGAGACTTCCTAGGATTCGACGAGAATGGAAATCCAGTCAACCATTCAGGTACATCGAATCAAGCGTCCATCATCCACGCTGAGCGACAACAGCGACATGCAGCGTCTCCAATGACCGATCCGATAGCAGCTAGACCTCAACGCGACAGCTCAACACTCCACGACAACGAGAGAGGCGCGGCATCATTGGAAGCCATGCGTACCACGCGAGGAAGAGGTTGGAGCGCGGTTGGTCAGCGAGTCGTCCCGAACAACAGGTTTGAAGCGCAGAAAAACTCCAGCTGGCGAGAACCAACAATGGGCAGCAGCATTCCACCACCGCCATATGAACCGATAAGAACCGAAGCGGGCGAAGCTGATGCGAGAGGTGACTACAACCAACTGCGGGCCGATCTACTGCGACAGCTGAACTACAGGCCGCAAGAACACGTTCCAAGACCGCTGTTAGAAGAAAGAAGAACTGGCC GAGTAACGGAGGATGTGCTTCTAAGGAACGTCAAACATCTGCTTTTGGACGACGCGCTCAACTGGTACAGCAGTGTTTACGTGTCGGGAGAGTTGGTATCCTGGGACGATTTCAAGCGGCTGATCAGGCAAGAATTCTTGCCGGCGAGCTACGCCTACATTCTGCGGGCCGAAGCATACCACCGCTTGCAGGGCGAAGAAGAGCCGTTCTCCAAATTCTACCAGGATATATCCACTCTCTTCCAATACGTGGATCCGCCGGTGACAGATCAAGAGAAACTATTCATCATCAAGAAGAACATGAACTCAACGTACGCTCCGATTGCCGCATCACACCATTCCATACGTCTGCTGGTGAAGGCGTGCAAGGAACTAGACGAACTCCggaaactacagcatcatcagcgACGGATCTCGCTACCGTATGGGGCACTGATTGAACCAGCGCTGGCTACACCGAACTCTTCGCTACGCTCATCGAAGCCACAACAGCCGCTCCAAAGGTTTGGAAAGGTCCACGCCTTGGAAACGGAAAGCTTTCACAGCTATGGAGAGAGCAGTTCGCAAACAGCCTACGGTGCAGAAGCAGAACAAGTGTCGCAGGACGAAGAAAAGATGGATCAGCGGATGGAAGTCCTGTTACAACAGGTGAACGCATTGAAGCTGAGATTCGACCGTCGAGAAGCAGTAGGAAGACAGTCGCCCAACCAACAGTTCCCACAAATGCCAGCGAACAATCCTAACAACCATCGTCAAGTTCCTGAAGCAAACAATGCTCGCGATCCACCGGCGGCGATGATTTGCTGGAACTGTGACGAAGGGGGACACCGGTTCATGGACTGCGCCAAACCCCAGGCA ATCAACTCACTGATCATCAACCCCGACAACGACAATCGTCCGCACGCAGTGGTAGACATACTCGGGAAACAAGTTACCGGATTACTCGACAGCGGTGCCAACTGTTCGATTCTAGGAGGCGACAACGTAAAGATGGCGCAGGAGCTAGGCTTGCAGCAAATAGCTCTGGTAGGAGGCATCAAGACGGCAGACGGAACTGAGCATCGCATACAATCGTACACCCGATTGCCGATAGCCTACAACAACAAAAATGAAGTCGTGTCGATGTTGCTCCTTCCCACGTTGCCGACCTGTGTGATCTTCGGGGTGAACTTCTGGAACGCCTTTAGCATTAAACCTATGTGCTGCACGATAAACCTGGATGCTGAAAAGGAGGTCGCGCCGCAACAAGAATCCATGAAACCGTTGTCAGAAGAAGAGAAGCAGATACTGGACGAAGCCATAAGCCACTTCCCGAAGGCCGAACCCGGAAGACTCGGAAGAACAGACCGTTATGTACATCGAATCGACGTTGGAGAAGCGAAGCCAAGGAAACAGCGCTATTATCCCATGTCCAAGTACGTTCTCGACGAGGTGAATAAGGAGATCAACCGGATGCTGGAGCTCGACGTAATAGAAGAAGCACTATTCTCACCGTGGAACAATCCGCTGGTTGCCGTGAAGAAGAAGACCGGTCAGTACCGTGTCTGTCTAGATGCCCGTCACCTTAACTCGGTGATGGTTAACGAGGGGTATCCCATCCCACAGATATCGGCAATCATGAACAACCTCAGCGGATGCACCTACATCTCGGCGATCGACCTAAAAGATGCCTTCTGGCAAATGCCATTGGAAGAGAAATCCCGGCCGGTGACAGCTTTTACAGTCCCGCAAAGAGGTCACTTCCAGTTCAAGGTCGTCCCCTTCGGACTGTGTACAGCGAGTCAGGCTCTGGCACGGCTAATGACGCACATCTTCGCCGATCTGGAACCTCACGTATTCCACTACCTGGACGATATAATCATCTGCTCACGCACCTTTGACGAGCACATCAAGCTGATGAAAGAAGTGGCAAAGCGGCTAAGGGACGCTGGACTGACGATCTCCGCCGAAAAGTCGAAGTTCTGCCTGGAGGAGATGAAGTACCTGGGATATGTGCTGAATCAAAGCGGATGGAACGTAGATCAGGAGAAGATTGAGTGCATCGTGCGTTTCCCAGCTCCGCAATGCAGGAAGGAGGTACAGCGGTTTTTAGGAATGTGCAACTGGTACCGCAGGTTCATTGCGAACTTCTCCAGAATCGCAGTACCGCTGACAGAGCTGACGAAGACGAAAACCAAGTTCCGGTGGACGAAAGATGCAGAAGACGCGTTCCTGAAACTCAAATCAGCCTTGGTAGCAGCACCAGTCCTGGCGATGCCTGATCACACGAAACCGTTTGCCATTGCGTGCGATGCGAGCGATGTAGCGATTGGTGCGGTACTGACGCAGGAGACAGACGGGAAAGAACATCCTATTGCCTACTTCTCCCAGAAACTGTCCTCGTCAGAGCGAAAGTATTCTGTGACAGAACGTGAATGTTTGGCCGTCATCCGGGCGATAGAGAAGTTCAGAGGGTACGTAGAAGGCACGAAGTTCACGGTACACTGCGATCACTCTGCCTTAAGCTATCTGAGATCAATGAAGAACCCTACAGCACTCATGAGTCGCTGGATACTCAGATTGAACGCCTTCGACTTCGACGTCAAATACCGGAAGGGAGAAATCAACACGGTACCGGATGCTCTGTCCAGAATTGTCAGCACGTTAGTCTTCGCTGCGGATGCTTCCATCGATCAGTGGTACCAAAAGTTAACGGAACGAGTGCAGCAAGACGGGGATAAGTTTCCAGACTTCCGCCTGGTGAACCAAGAGCTTTACAAGAACTGCAGCTGTAGGAATGAAGAAGGCGCGCTGACACACCGGTGGAGGAAGGTAGTCCCGCTCAACCAGCGAGCTGAAGTGATTGTGAAGTTCCACGACTCGACATCAGGAGCGCATCTCGGATTCCAGAAGACTTGGCAGAAGCTGCAGAACCACTTTTACTGGCCGAAGATGATGGAGGACGTCGCACGGTACGTGAGGGGATGCGAGACATGCAAAGCCAGCAAAGCGCCGAACAGAACAATGATGCCGAACATGGGTGGTCCCAAACCTGCCCGTGTACCTTGGGAATTGGTGTCGGTCGACTTCGTAGGTCCTTTCACTCGCTCTCGTGCCGGTAACACAGTGATGCTCGTCGTAGTGGACTGGGTGACGAAATACGTTGTCGTTCATCCGATGAGATCTGCGGACTCCGTCAaaatggtggaattcctagaacagcACGTTTTCCTACGCTACTCTCGACCACGGATCATTCTCTCGGACAACGGGAAGCAGTTTCTGTCGGCTGCCTTCAAAGCGTTGATCGCCAAGCATAACATCATTCACATGAAGACTGCGTTCTACTGTCCGATGGTGAACAATGCCGAGAGAGTGAACAGAGTCCTCATCACCTGCATACGAGCCCTATTGGATGAAGATCACCGAGGCTGGGACGAAAACCTGCAAGCGATCGTAGCAGCCATCAACGGAGCGAAGCACGAGGCGACCGGAGTCAGCCCGCACTATGCGAACTTCGGTAGGGAGCTGATACTGCACACTGATCTGTATACTCAGCAGGAGTTGAACACGCCCGACGATCCGAAAGTGGCGCAGGACGTACGGCTATCGGCGATTCGACGCATTCACCAGTTCATCATTCAGCGTATAAAGAACAACCACGAGAAGACTAAGCAGCGGTACAACATGCGGACACGCGACATCGTTTTCAAGGTTGGCGATCTCGTCTGGCGAAGAACCTTCACTCAGTCTTCCAAGGTGGATCACATCAACCGCAAACTCGATTCCAAATTCGCTCCGGCGACGGTGGTGAAGATCCTAGGAAGCAATCTCTACGTGCTGGAAGACGTGAAGGATGGCAAGCGAGGACAGTATCATGCCAAGGACATAAAGGCAGATTAA